The following proteins are encoded in a genomic region of Dasypus novemcinctus isolate mDasNov1 chromosome 3, mDasNov1.1.hap2, whole genome shotgun sequence:
- the LOC101427040 gene encoding olfactory receptor 4F21 — protein sequence MDGRNHSMVSEFVFLGLSSSREIQLLLMVFSSVLYVASMTGNIVIVFSVTTDPHLHSPMYFLLANLSFIDMGACSVTSPKMIYDLFRKHKTISFGGCIAQIFFIHVIGGVEMVLLIAMAFDRYVAICKPLHYLTIMSPRMCMLFLAAAWALGVSHSLFQLAFIVNLPFCGPNVLDSFYCDLPRLLRLACTDTYRLQFMVTVNSGFICVGSLSILFISYIFILFTVCKHSSGGSSKALSTLSAHIAVVLLFFGPTMFVYTWPHPNSQMDKFLATFDAVLTPFLNPIIYTFRNKDMKAAMKKACKHLVIYRKIS from the coding sequence ATGGATGGAAGGAATCATTCGATGGTGTCTGAGTTTGTGTTTCTGGGACTCAGCAGTTCACGGGAGATCCAACTTCTCCTCATGGTGTTCTCCTCTGTGCTCTATGTGGCAAGCATGACTGGAAACATTGTCATTGTATTTTCTGTGACCACTGATCCTCACTTACATTCCCCCATGTACTTTCTACTGGCCAATCTCTCCTTTATTGACATGGGAGCTTGCTCTGTCACCTCACCCAAGATGATTTATGACCTTTTCAGAAAGCACAAAACCATCTCCTTTGGAGGCTGCATTGCTCAGATCTTCTTCATCCATGTCATTGGTGGTGTGGAGATGGTGCTGCTCATAGCCATGGCCTTTGACAGGTATGTGGCCATTTGTAAGCCTCTGCACTACCTGACCATCATGAGCCCACGAATGTGCATGCTGTTTCTGGCTGCTGCCTGGGCCCTTGGTGTCAGTCATTCACTGTTCCAACTGGCATTTATTGTGAACTTACCCTTCTGTGGACCTAATGTATTGGACAGCTTTTACTGTGACCTTCCCCGACTCCTCAGACTGGCCTGTACAGATACCTACAGGTTGCAGTTTATGGTCACTGTTAATAGTGGGTTTATCTGTGTTGGTTCTTTGTCCATACTTTTCATCTCCTACATCTTCATCCTGTTTACTGTTTGCAAGCATTCCTCAGGTGGTTCATCCAAGGCTCTCTCCACTCTCTCAGCTCATATCGCAGTGGTCCTTTTGTTCTTCGGTCCAACCATGTTTGTCTACACTTGGCCACACCCCAATTCACAGATGGACAAGTTTCTTGCTACTTTTGATGCAGTTCTCACTCCTTTTCTGAATCCAATAATTTATACATTCAGAAATAAAGATATGAAGGCTGCAATGAAGAAAGCATGCAAGCATCTCGTGATTTACAGGAAAATCTCATAA